In one Rhodococcus sp. B50 genomic region, the following are encoded:
- a CDS encoding pyrimidine reductase family protein has protein sequence MQRLDGDPALPRSVDDTALRDLYGYPDDLTRPWIRINFVSSLDGAVAVEGRSGALGSPSDKKVFGLLRELADVIVVGAGTVRAENYGGARTSEALRTRRQEAGLTPIPPVAVVTASCDLPPDLRLFTDTTVPPVVFTTARAPETARRAVEAAGGDVRVIADAAIDGPSLLAAIGEAGWLRVLCEGGPSLFGRMIEDGVVDELCLTWAPVLAAGNAGRIAHSPTAALTPLRRAHLVCDDDGTLLTRWVRPDALEGDTHGR, from the coding sequence ATGCAACGACTCGACGGCGACCCGGCCCTGCCCCGCAGCGTGGACGACACCGCCCTGCGCGACCTGTACGGATATCCGGACGATCTCACGCGTCCATGGATTCGCATCAACTTCGTGTCCTCCCTCGACGGAGCCGTGGCGGTAGAGGGACGGTCCGGCGCCCTGGGCTCGCCTTCCGACAAGAAGGTCTTCGGGCTGCTGCGCGAGCTCGCCGACGTGATCGTCGTGGGTGCGGGCACCGTGCGCGCCGAGAACTACGGTGGTGCCCGCACGAGCGAGGCCCTGCGCACGCGCCGGCAGGAGGCCGGACTGACTCCGATACCGCCGGTCGCAGTGGTGACCGCCTCGTGCGACCTGCCACCCGACCTGCGACTGTTCACGGACACGACTGTCCCGCCCGTGGTGTTCACGACCGCACGTGCTCCCGAGACCGCTCGACGCGCGGTCGAGGCCGCCGGAGGCGACGTCCGCGTCATCGCCGACGCGGCGATCGACGGGCCCTCCCTGCTCGCCGCGATCGGCGAGGCGGGATGGCTCCGGGTGCTGTGCGAGGGCGGGCCGAGCCTGTTCGGCCGCATGATCGAGGACGGCGTCGTCGACGAGCTGTGTTTGACCTGGGCGCCGGTTCTGGCCGCCGGTAACGCCGGGCGCATAGCGCACTCACCGACGGCTGCCCTGACTCCCCTGCGACGTGCGCACCTGGTGTGCGACGACGACGGCACCCTGCTCACCCGCTGGGTGCGACCCGATGCTCTGGAAGGAGACACGCATGGCCGATGA
- a CDS encoding YihY/virulence factor BrkB family protein: MEPEHGAQRGSGATLAPDDPRKPDSPTDLSKPSWKYVLRRTVREFSRDQCTDLAAALTYYAVLSLFPALLVVVSLLGVFGQGQTTVDAVLGMVEDLGPSSAVDTLRGPIEQLVAAPTAGFALVVGILGALWSASGYVGAFGRAMNRIYEIEEGRPVWKLRPLMLLITAVALVAAGATALMLVISGPVARTIGDIIGLGDTAVTVWNIVKWPVMLALVVMIVAVLYYATPNVSQPKFRWVSLGSLIAILVWIVASVGFAFYVSNFGSYNKTYGSLAGAVIFLLWLWITNLALLFGAEFDAEMERGRQLQAGMPAEKTLQLPERDSRASEKNAAKLEELVEHGRKLREAHSTDSTDSFSGEATDSVGPPGPATERNPR, from the coding sequence ATGGAACCCGAGCACGGAGCGCAACGGGGGTCCGGCGCCACCCTCGCGCCCGACGACCCGCGTAAACCCGACTCTCCGACCGATCTGTCCAAGCCGTCGTGGAAGTACGTGCTGCGCAGGACTGTTCGAGAGTTCAGTCGGGATCAGTGCACCGATCTCGCCGCCGCGCTGACGTACTACGCCGTCCTGTCCCTGTTCCCTGCCCTGCTCGTCGTGGTCTCGTTGCTCGGCGTGTTCGGCCAGGGGCAGACGACGGTGGATGCCGTGCTCGGCATGGTCGAGGACCTCGGGCCGTCCTCCGCCGTCGACACTCTCCGAGGACCGATCGAACAGCTCGTCGCCGCACCGACAGCCGGATTCGCCCTGGTCGTCGGTATTCTCGGTGCGCTGTGGTCGGCATCGGGATATGTCGGCGCCTTCGGCCGCGCCATGAACCGGATATACGAGATCGAAGAGGGGCGGCCCGTCTGGAAGCTGCGCCCGCTGATGCTGCTGATCACCGCAGTGGCCCTGGTGGCCGCGGGTGCCACCGCCCTGATGCTCGTGATCAGTGGTCCGGTGGCACGTACGATCGGCGACATCATCGGTCTCGGCGACACCGCCGTGACGGTGTGGAACATCGTCAAGTGGCCCGTGATGCTCGCGCTGGTGGTCATGATCGTCGCGGTGCTGTACTACGCGACACCCAACGTCTCCCAGCCCAAGTTCCGCTGGGTGAGCCTCGGATCGCTCATCGCGATCCTGGTGTGGATCGTGGCCTCGGTGGGATTCGCCTTCTATGTCTCGAATTTCGGCAGCTACAACAAGACCTACGGATCCCTCGCCGGCGCAGTGATCTTCCTGCTGTGGTTGTGGATCACCAACCTGGCCCTGTTGTTCGGTGCCGAGTTCGACGCCGAGATGGAACGTGGCCGCCAGCTGCAGGCCGGTATGCCTGCAGAGAAGACACTGCAACTGCCCGAACGCGATTCACGCGCGAGCGAGAAGAACGCCGCCAAACTCGAGGAACTCGTCGAGCACGGGCGGAAGCTGCGTGAAGCCCACAGCACCGACAGCACCGACAGCTTCTCCGGGGAGGCGACGGACTCCGTGGGCCCTCCCGGACCCGCGACGGAAAGGAATCCGCGATGA
- a CDS encoding flavin reductase family protein, with translation MPDTLLQGSSDGFDSIVGHLDYPMFIVTTRSGEELSGCLVGFATQAGIDPARFLVGLSEKNRTFRIAKDVENLAVHVLPAGARELAELFGGRTGDDIDKFARCSWTEGPHGLPILDEAAGWFTGRILGQFELGDHVGFLLEPDRGELREDSSGLLTFADVKDIDAGHDA, from the coding sequence ATGCCCGACACCTTGCTGCAGGGATCCTCCGACGGATTCGATTCGATCGTGGGTCACCTGGACTACCCCATGTTCATCGTCACGACGCGGTCCGGGGAGGAACTCAGCGGATGCCTCGTCGGATTCGCCACGCAGGCCGGGATCGATCCCGCCCGGTTCCTGGTGGGCCTGTCCGAGAAGAATCGGACATTCCGGATCGCGAAGGACGTCGAGAACCTTGCCGTGCATGTGCTGCCCGCGGGCGCGCGGGAACTCGCCGAACTGTTCGGCGGCCGCACCGGTGACGACATCGACAAGTTCGCCCGCTGTTCCTGGACGGAAGGCCCCCACGGATTGCCCATCCTCGACGAGGCTGCCGGATGGTTCACCGGACGCATTCTGGGGCAATTCGAACTGGGCGACCACGTCGGTTTCCTCCTCGAGCCGGACCGCGGTGAGTTACGGGAGGACAGCAGCGGTCTGCTCACATTCGCAGACGTCAAGGACATCGACGCCGGACACGACGCGTGA